A genomic segment from Saprospiraceae bacterium encodes:
- a CDS encoding glycosyltransferase family 2 protein, which produces MAILANIILGIYSFTLLYVTIYCVMQIKLLYHYKKGMSAEPYATNDPVVRQMAMAEEPANNWNGKGTFKTVLQETTEEDYPFVTIQLPIFNERYVVERLIDSIVQFDYPKDRFEIHILDDSTDETVAITHQKVVEYKAQGFNIEQLTRKERKGFKAGALKEGMKFAQGEFIAIFDADFLPNPSFLKKTIPWFKDEKIGVVQTRWEHINEDYSLITRLQAMQLNVHFRVEQVGRMNGDFLLQFNGTAGVWRRQAIEEAGGWEADTLTEDLDLSIRAQLKGWKIRFLEEVGSPAELPIEMNSLKSQQFRWMKGGAETARKMLPTVWRSDLRLGQKIQATSHLLASTVFVFVFAMGVFSVPLLFFFGELAKKGLSKDFFAYFLVGLLSIIAVYYTANVHKQEEKGSLAKQIFKFIFLFPLFLALSMGLSLHNTVAVIEGYLGKKSPFVRTPKFNIKSIRDKLTNTQYLHHKISWTTILEGFFALYFLLALLGGIYLQNTIFIFFHLMLFLGYGAIFYFSLRHLRLRP; this is translated from the coding sequence ATGGCTATATTGGCTAATATAATTTTAGGGATTTATTCCTTTACCCTCTTATACGTCACGATTTATTGCGTGATGCAGATCAAACTTTTATATCATTATAAGAAGGGAATGAGTGCTGAGCCCTATGCCACAAATGATCCGGTGGTTAGGCAAATGGCTATGGCAGAGGAGCCAGCGAACAACTGGAATGGTAAAGGCACTTTTAAAACCGTTTTACAGGAAACAACGGAAGAAGATTATCCCTTTGTAACGATTCAGCTCCCGATTTTCAATGAGCGATATGTCGTAGAGCGATTGATTGACAGTATTGTACAATTCGACTACCCCAAAGACCGATTTGAAATCCACATTTTGGATGATTCTACGGATGAAACGGTGGCCATTACCCATCAAAAAGTAGTGGAATATAAAGCACAAGGATTTAATATAGAACAACTGACCAGAAAAGAAAGAAAAGGTTTTAAAGCAGGGGCCTTAAAGGAAGGGATGAAATTTGCCCAAGGCGAGTTTATTGCCATTTTTGATGCCGACTTTCTGCCCAATCCTAGCTTTCTGAAAAAGACGATACCCTGGTTTAAGGACGAAAAAATTGGCGTTGTTCAAACCCGATGGGAGCACATTAACGAAGATTATTCTTTGATTACGCGTTTGCAAGCAATGCAGCTGAATGTCCATTTCCGGGTGGAGCAGGTAGGGCGGATGAACGGCGACTTCTTGCTCCAGTTCAACGGAACGGCAGGGGTATGGCGCCGACAAGCGATCGAAGAGGCTGGCGGCTGGGAAGCCGACACCCTCACCGAAGACCTTGACCTCAGTATCAGGGCTCAGCTGAAGGGCTGGAAAATCCGTTTTTTGGAAGAAGTAGGCTCTCCGGCGGAATTGCCCATCGAAATGAATAGCCTAAAATCACAGCAGTTTCGCTGGATGAAAGGGGGGGCGGAGACAGCTCGCAAAATGTTGCCAACGGTGTGGCGCTCCGACCTTCGCTTGGGGCAAAAAATCCAGGCAACCAGTCATTTGTTAGCAAGTACGGTTTTTGTTTTTGTCTTTGCTATGGGCGTTTTTAGTGTCCCTTTGTTGTTTTTTTTTGGCGAACTTGCGAAAAAGGGACTAAGCAAAGATTTTTTCGCCTATTTCCTGGTCGGGCTATTATCTATTATTGCGGTTTATTATACGGCTAATGTGCATAAGCAGGAGGAGAAGGGCAGTTTGGCCAAACAAATATTCAAATTCATTTTTTTATTTCCTTTATTTTTGGCCTTATCCATGGGCTTATCCCTGCACAATACAGTCGCTGTTATAGAAGGTTATCTCGGTAAGAAATCGCCCTTTGTGCGGACCCCTAAGTTCAATATTAAATCTATTCGGGATAAATTGACCAACACCCAATACCTTCACCACAAAATATCCTGGACGACCATCCTGGAAGGTTTCTTTGCCCTTTATTTCTTGCTGGCCCTGCTAGGAGGTATTTACCTGCAAAACACTATTTTTATCTTTTTTCACCTCATGTTATTTCTAGGGTATGGGGCTATTTTCTATTTTAGTTTGCGACACCTACGCTTGCGGCCATAA
- a CDS encoding glycosyltransferase family 2 protein → MKQPIIDVIIPAYNEEESIGLVLADIPKDWVREVIVCNNASTDGTAAVAEAAGATVLLQPRKGYGSACLKGIGYIEAKPIAEQPDIIVFLDGDYSDHPEELPQLVQPILSDDVDLVIGSRALGKMESGAMMPQQVFGNWLATNLIRLFYRYNFTDLGPFRAIKWQQLVAIKMEDPDFGWTVEMQVKAAKFKLKCTEVPVTYRRRVGISKVSGTIRGTILAGHKILWTIFKLL, encoded by the coding sequence TTGAAGCAACCAATCATTGATGTAATTATTCCAGCCTACAACGAAGAGGAATCTATTGGCCTGGTTTTAGCTGACATTCCTAAAGACTGGGTGCGAGAGGTCATTGTTTGTAATAATGCGAGTACCGATGGAACGGCCGCAGTTGCCGAAGCTGCTGGGGCAACGGTTTTGCTCCAACCACGTAAAGGTTATGGTAGTGCCTGTTTGAAAGGCATTGGATACATTGAAGCTAAACCTATAGCAGAACAACCGGACATTATTGTGTTTTTAGATGGGGACTACTCCGATCATCCGGAAGAATTACCCCAATTGGTACAACCAATATTGTCAGATGATGTTGATCTGGTGATTGGTTCGAGGGCACTGGGGAAGATGGAGAGTGGAGCGATGATGCCCCAACAGGTCTTTGGCAATTGGTTGGCGACTAACTTAATTCGCTTGTTTTACCGCTATAATTTTACGGATTTAGGCCCTTTTCGTGCGATTAAATGGCAGCAGTTGGTAGCCATCAAAATGGAAGACCCTGATTTTGGGTGGACGGTAGAAATGCAAGTGAAAGCAGCGAAGTTTAAGCTGAAATGCACCGAAGTTCCCGTCACTTATAGACGAAGAGTAGGAATATCAAAAGTTTCGGGGACCATCAGGGGAACGATCCTGGCAGGACACAAGATCCTTTGGACTATTTTCAAATTGCTTTAA